In Paenibacillus sp. FSL R7-0345, a single window of DNA contains:
- a CDS encoding sugar ABC transporter permease gives MQNWWSLKWHEIRANKHSYFLMAPYMILFAVFTVLPVLVSIVLSFTYFNMLEFPKFIGWQNYTRLFLEDDVFLIALKNTLLFAVITGPISYIACFVFAWIINELSPKLRAVMTLVFYAPSISGNVYFIWLMIFSGDRYGIMNGLLLRFGFILEPILWLKTEGYIMPIIILVQLWLSLGTGFLAFIAGLQTVDGTLYEAGAVDGIKNRWQELWYITLPSMRPQLMFGAVIQITTAFAVADVSIALAGFPSVNYAAETIVTHLIDFGTTRFEMGYASAIATVLFLIMVASNLIVQKLLRKVGE, from the coding sequence GTGCAGAATTGGTGGAGCCTGAAATGGCATGAGATAAGAGCCAATAAGCATTCGTACTTTTTAATGGCACCGTATATGATCCTGTTCGCCGTATTTACGGTGTTGCCTGTCCTGGTGTCGATTGTGCTCAGCTTCACATATTTCAACATGTTAGAATTTCCGAAGTTTATCGGCTGGCAGAACTATACCCGCCTGTTCCTGGAGGATGATGTTTTCCTGATTGCCCTCAAAAATACGCTGCTGTTCGCAGTGATTACAGGGCCCATCAGCTACATTGCCTGTTTTGTATTCGCGTGGATCATCAACGAGCTGTCACCCAAGCTTAGGGCGGTAATGACACTTGTCTTCTATGCGCCTTCCATTTCAGGCAACGTCTACTTCATCTGGCTGATGATCTTCTCCGGTGACCGGTACGGCATTATGAACGGCCTGCTGCTGCGCTTCGGCTTCATTCTGGAGCCGATCCTGTGGCTGAAGACGGAAGGCTATATTATGCCGATTATCATCCTGGTGCAGCTGTGGCTCAGTCTGGGAACCGGCTTCCTGGCGTTCATCGCCGGCCTGCAGACGGTAGACGGTACTTTATATGAAGCCGGAGCTGTCGACGGAATCAAAAACCGCTGGCAGGAGCTATGGTACATCACACTGCCGTCGATGCGGCCGCAGTTAATGTTCGGCGCCGTAATCCAGATTACGACCGCTTTTGCCGTAGCCGATGTCTCGATTGCCCTGGCCGGGTTCCCGAGTGTGAACTATGCGGCGGAGACGATCGTCACGCATCTGATTGATTTTGGCACCACAAGATTTGAAATGGGATACGCGTCAGCAATTGCTACTGTGCTGTTCCTGATCATGGTCGCCTCGAACCTTATTGTACAAAAGCTCCTTAGAAAGGTGGGTGAATAA
- a CDS encoding extracellular solute-binding protein, protein MTGKTSRFQLAKNITLAALALLLMLPAGLNVQANASDQAVPATKNAQAAAAAGEIPDGAALAEGTAAFNQDKYAAYLEGYKDAARPEHEIIIEAADYSLAEDSGISRLSDYEGMAGESLLTSESGKVEWTVSVAEAGLYNLSMLYYPVAGKSSAIERALYIDGELPFREAAFLQFDRIWVNQLDQLETDNQGNDLRPRQLEQPRWSEKPFQDSDGYENEPFLFYFSKGTHTLGLESSREPVIIRQLKLYKQPEPLSYEELKKQLDAAGAQPADNQLLVIEGEAAAAKSSPTLYPLSERSSSAVHPYSSSKIKINTIGGFNWRIPGQWIEWEIDVPETGLYKMAFKTQQNFVRGIYSTRRLTIDGVVPFAEMAMVPFRYKSGYRLDVMGGDEPYLYNLEKGKHVVRLEASLGEFAPLIREVEESLYNLNSMYRKILMITGTKPDEYRDYQLDKKVPDMLEVFGSEHDRLRSVAKQLARLSGQSSDQEALLKTMAQQLSELIEDPDTIPRRLTAYKTNTGGLGTWVQQAREQPLEIDALYVASPDRKLPKKGMGFGSKIKHETATFLASFFTDYNQIGNVSDEDDQKSVTVWIGSGRDQANTMKAMIDETFTSETGINVNLKLVNMSTLLPATLAGQGPDVAMQIGTDLPVNFAMRNAATDLTQFADYSEVESRFRDSAMVPFRYDGGAYALPETQTFNMLFYRKDILEELHLEVPQTWEDVSTLLAVLSKNHMQFGLPVVIQSAIQGQNIPPNSMYAALLFQNGGQFYRNGGEESDLDSRTGIETFKQWTEFYTDYKLEKEYDFANRFRTGEMPFGIADYTVYNQLSVFAPEIRGMWGFVPIPGTLKEDGTIDRTVSSGGSGVIMMEKAEDKDSAWEFMKWWTSEETQTVFGREMEGLMGAAARYPTANIKALDSLPWPVDDYDNLKAQFEWAEGVPEVPGGYFTGRHLFNAFYKTVVGNVEARESIMDYVQYIQDEISTKRREFGL, encoded by the coding sequence GTGACCGGTAAAACTAGCCGTTTTCAACTGGCCAAGAATATAACGCTTGCCGCTTTAGCCTTGTTGCTTATGCTTCCGGCAGGCTTGAACGTACAGGCAAATGCAAGTGATCAGGCAGTACCGGCAACAAAGAATGCGCAGGCGGCAGCTGCTGCCGGGGAGATTCCGGACGGTGCAGCCCTTGCAGAAGGAACAGCAGCCTTTAACCAGGATAAGTACGCAGCTTATCTCGAGGGGTATAAGGATGCCGCCAGACCGGAGCATGAGATCATTATTGAGGCAGCGGATTACAGCCTGGCCGAGGACAGCGGAATCAGCAGGCTGTCTGATTACGAGGGGATGGCCGGAGAGTCCTTACTCACCAGTGAGTCGGGCAAAGTGGAGTGGACGGTCAGCGTCGCTGAAGCCGGTCTCTACAATCTGTCCATGCTGTATTATCCGGTAGCAGGCAAAAGCTCGGCAATCGAGCGTGCGCTGTACATCGATGGAGAGCTGCCTTTCCGCGAAGCTGCCTTTCTGCAGTTTGACCGCATCTGGGTGAATCAGCTGGACCAGCTGGAAACGGATAATCAGGGCAATGACCTGAGACCCAGACAGCTTGAGCAGCCGCGCTGGAGCGAGAAGCCGTTTCAGGATTCTGACGGGTATGAGAATGAGCCCTTTTTATTTTATTTTTCCAAAGGCACACATACGCTGGGACTGGAATCTTCCAGAGAGCCGGTTATCATCAGGCAGCTGAAGCTGTACAAGCAGCCTGAGCCGCTGTCCTATGAGGAGCTGAAAAAGCAGCTGGATGCCGCCGGTGCCCAGCCTGCGGATAATCAGCTGCTGGTTATTGAGGGAGAAGCGGCAGCAGCCAAATCATCTCCGACGCTATACCCGCTCAGCGAGCGTTCCAGCTCTGCTGTTCATCCCTACAGCTCTTCCAAAATAAAAATAAACACCATTGGCGGATTTAACTGGCGGATACCCGGCCAGTGGATTGAATGGGAAATCGATGTTCCTGAGACCGGGCTATATAAGATGGCCTTTAAGACACAGCAAAATTTCGTAAGGGGAATTTACTCCACCCGCCGGCTGACCATTGATGGCGTGGTACCCTTTGCGGAAATGGCCATGGTCCCTTTCCGCTATAAAAGCGGCTACCGGCTGGATGTTATGGGCGGAGATGAACCCTATCTGTACAATCTTGAAAAAGGAAAGCATGTGGTACGGCTTGAGGCCAGTCTGGGCGAGTTCGCTCCGCTGATCCGCGAGGTGGAGGAGAGCCTGTACAACCTCAATTCGATGTACCGCAAGATTCTGATGATTACCGGTACAAAGCCGGATGAATACCGCGATTACCAGCTGGATAAGAAGGTGCCGGATATGCTGGAGGTATTCGGGTCCGAGCATGACCGGCTGAGAAGCGTCGCCAAACAGCTGGCCCGGCTGTCGGGACAGTCCAGCGACCAGGAAGCGCTGCTTAAGACGATGGCGCAGCAGCTCAGCGAGCTGATCGAGGATCCGGATACCATCCCGAGAAGACTTACCGCCTACAAGACGAATACCGGCGGCCTCGGCACATGGGTTCAGCAGGCCAGAGAGCAGCCGCTGGAGATTGACGCGCTGTATGTGGCTTCGCCGGATAGGAAGCTTCCGAAGAAAGGGATGGGCTTTGGCTCGAAAATCAAACACGAGACAGCTACCTTCCTGGCCTCCTTCTTCACGGATTACAACCAGATCGGGAATGTATCCGATGAGGATGACCAGAAGTCTGTCACCGTATGGATCGGCAGCGGACGCGATCAGGCGAATACGATGAAGGCGATGATCGATGAGACCTTTACCTCAGAAACCGGCATCAATGTGAATCTGAAGCTGGTGAATATGTCCACACTGCTGCCGGCGACACTGGCCGGACAAGGTCCCGATGTTGCGATGCAGATCGGCACAGATCTTCCTGTTAACTTTGCCATGCGTAATGCGGCAACAGATCTCACGCAGTTCGCAGACTACAGCGAAGTGGAGAGCCGCTTCCGCGACAGTGCGATGGTGCCGTTCCGGTATGACGGCGGAGCTTATGCCCTGCCGGAGACCCAGACATTCAATATGCTGTTCTACCGTAAGGACATTCTGGAGGAGCTTCATCTTGAGGTGCCCCAGACGTGGGAGGATGTATCCACGCTGCTGGCTGTGCTCAGCAAGAACCATATGCAGTTCGGTCTTCCTGTTGTAATCCAGTCTGCTATTCAAGGGCAGAATATTCCGCCCAACTCGATGTATGCGGCACTGCTGTTCCAGAACGGCGGACAATTCTACCGTAACGGCGGGGAGGAGTCGGATCTCGATTCCCGGACCGGTATTGAAACGTTCAAGCAGTGGACGGAGTTCTACACCGATTACAAGCTTGAAAAGGAGTATGACTTCGCCAACCGGTTCCGGACCGGGGAAATGCCTTTTGGCATAGCGGATTATACCGTCTACAACCAGCTGTCTGTATTCGCTCCGGAGATCCGGGGCATGTGGGGCTTTGTGCCGATCCCCGGAACCTTGAAGGAGGACGGCACTATCGACCGTACGGTCTCGAGCGGCGGAAGCGGCGTCATTATGATGGAGAAGGCGGAAGATAAGGACTCGGCCTGGGAGTTCATGAAATGGTGGACCAGCGAGGAGACGCAAACTGTGTTTGGACGCGAAATGGAAGGCCTGATGGGGGCTGCCGCGCGTTATCCGACCGCCAACATCAAGGCGCTGGACAGTCTGCCCTGGCCGGTTGACGACTACGATAATCTGAAGGCCCAATTTGAGTGGGCTGAGGGTGTGCCTGAGGTGCCTGGGGGATATTTTACAGGCCGGCATTTATTCAATGCCTTCTACAAGACGGTAGTCGGCAATGTGGAAGCCCGGGAATCCATCATGGACTACGTTCAATATATCCAGGATGAGATCAGCACCAAGCGCAGAGAGTTTGGCCTATAG
- a CDS encoding extracellular solute-binding protein, producing MKRVKGYSVLLLCLVFLLTACSGGNNAANSPKNNPTAEPAATEAVAEATAKPTAAPVDMGGRVIKVAAWWDLKPAGNSASEKERLAKIAEVEKKYNCKFEFVNVPFEEFMPKFTATALTGEPFADIVIMEYNSAWPAILKGQLMKVSEFTTAESNINNEATLLVKAPQIANEYYAFAEPGTGGAGLHYNRDLFKKLGLPDLQEVYASGQWNWDKFIEIAKQATKDTDNDGKIDTYGFSGWAIDILRNFSAANGGKIVDEATGTQGLTDPKVIETAEFINRLYNVENVMKIKGTDKIGYDEFNTFKDGDVAMFPAPVWNLGDLTFDFGVVPFPNGPSGSPEVTYADNGKNAFFIPKGVKDPSAVYQAFEETYDITQTGDFPSQEWLESIYAHEEDVAMLHDHINNTGQILLETAYPEFPTSGYMRDIIVDNQSVTATAEKYKPEAEASIAKLGK from the coding sequence ATGAAAAGAGTGAAGGGGTATTCCGTGTTATTGCTGTGCCTGGTCTTTCTGCTTACAGCCTGCAGCGGCGGGAATAATGCAGCGAACAGTCCGAAAAATAACCCGACTGCGGAGCCGGCCGCAACAGAGGCGGTTGCAGAAGCCACGGCAAAGCCAACAGCAGCACCTGTGGATATGGGCGGACGCGTTATTAAGGTAGCTGCCTGGTGGGACCTCAAGCCGGCGGGGAACTCCGCTTCCGAGAAGGAACGGCTGGCCAAGATTGCCGAAGTGGAAAAGAAATACAACTGCAAATTTGAATTCGTGAATGTGCCGTTTGAAGAGTTTATGCCGAAGTTTACAGCTACTGCGCTTACAGGAGAACCCTTTGCCGACATCGTGATTATGGAGTACAACTCGGCATGGCCGGCCATTCTCAAGGGACAGCTGATGAAGGTCAGCGAGTTCACAACGGCGGAATCCAATATTAACAACGAAGCGACACTGCTGGTCAAAGCCCCGCAGATCGCCAATGAATATTACGCTTTTGCGGAGCCGGGAACCGGCGGCGCAGGCCTGCATTACAACCGCGACCTATTCAAGAAGCTGGGCCTGCCTGATCTGCAGGAGGTATATGCTAGCGGACAATGGAACTGGGATAAGTTCATTGAAATCGCCAAGCAGGCCACCAAGGATACCGATAATGACGGCAAGATCGACACCTACGGTTTCTCGGGCTGGGCTATCGACATCCTCCGCAATTTCTCCGCAGCCAACGGAGGCAAAATTGTTGACGAAGCTACAGGCACCCAAGGCCTGACTGATCCTAAGGTCATTGAAACCGCTGAATTTATTAACCGTCTCTACAATGTGGAAAATGTCATGAAGATCAAGGGCACTGACAAAATCGGCTATGACGAGTTTAACACCTTCAAAGACGGCGATGTGGCCATGTTCCCTGCTCCGGTGTGGAATCTGGGCGATCTGACCTTTGATTTCGGTGTTGTGCCGTTCCCTAACGGCCCGTCGGGATCACCGGAGGTGACGTATGCGGATAACGGAAAAAATGCCTTCTTTATTCCTAAAGGTGTAAAAGATCCGTCGGCTGTGTACCAGGCGTTCGAGGAGACGTATGACATTACCCAAACCGGCGATTTCCCGAGCCAGGAATGGCTGGAAAGCATCTATGCCCATGAAGAGGATGTAGCCATGCTGCATGATCATATCAACAACACAGGCCAGATTCTGCTGGAAACGGCTTATCCCGAGTTCCCGACCAGCGGCTACATGAGAGATATTATCGTAGATAACCAGTCGGTTACAGCGACTGCCGAGAAGTATAAACCGGAAGCAGAAGCTTCCATTGCCAAGCTGGGCAAGTAA
- a CDS encoding carbohydrate ABC transporter permease, whose protein sequence is MNIPFQVNARRRIGHAVRMPKKRVNRSAWGTFSLFALLTLFGAFMILPLVYAINNAFKPLDEIFIFPPTLFVRHPTLNNFVDLFNLLGNSWVPFSRYIFNTVFITGAGIIGHVIFASAAAYPLAKHHFPGKKVLFTIVVLSLMFTPAVTAMPNYMIMSWLGLIDTYWAVIIPAFAYSLGLYLMKQFMEQIPDVLLEAAKIDGASEYRIFWTIVMPNVKPAWLTLIILLFQILWGSDGNGFIYSEQLKSLHFAAGQVVAGGIARSGAAAAVALILMSVPITLFVFSQSRIIETMATSGMKD, encoded by the coding sequence ATGAATATCCCCTTTCAGGTTAATGCCAGAAGGCGGATCGGACACGCGGTCCGGATGCCCAAAAAACGGGTGAACCGTTCAGCCTGGGGCACGTTTTCCTTATTCGCCCTGCTGACACTCTTCGGGGCCTTTATGATTCTGCCGCTTGTTTATGCCATTAATAATGCATTCAAGCCGCTGGATGAAATTTTTATTTTCCCGCCGACCCTGTTTGTCCGCCATCCCACGCTGAATAATTTTGTTGATCTGTTTAACCTGCTCGGCAATTCGTGGGTGCCGTTCTCAAGGTATATTTTCAACACGGTGTTCATTACGGGTGCAGGCATTATCGGACACGTCATATTCGCCTCTGCGGCGGCATATCCGCTGGCCAAGCATCATTTTCCCGGCAAAAAAGTGCTGTTCACCATCGTCGTCCTGTCGCTGATGTTCACGCCGGCTGTAACGGCTATGCCTAACTACATGATTATGTCCTGGCTGGGGCTGATCGACACGTACTGGGCCGTCATTATACCGGCATTCGCCTATTCTCTGGGCCTGTATCTGATGAAACAGTTTATGGAGCAGATTCCGGATGTGCTGCTGGAGGCCGCCAAAATCGACGGTGCCAGCGAATACCGCATCTTCTGGACAATCGTTATGCCTAACGTTAAGCCGGCCTGGCTGACCCTGATTATTCTGCTGTTTCAGATCCTGTGGGGCAGCGACGGCAACGGCTTCATCTACAGCGAACAGCTGAAATCGCTTCATTTCGCGGCTGGCCAGGTGGTAGCTGGAGGTATTGCCCGATCCGGTGCGGCGGCGGCGGTAGCGCTGATCCTGATGAGCGTGCCGATTACGCTGTTTGTTTTTTCACAGAGCCGGATTATCGAGACAATGGCTACTTCAGGAATGAAGGACTAG